GATCGAGGTCGGTCCGGGAGGCGCGCAACTGAGCGGCGCGGCGCAACGACGACGTGCCGACGCGCGCGCCGGAGGGGAGGCGTCGCAGGAGGTCGCGTCCATCCGCGTCCCGGGGCGCGGAGTCCGGCGGATTCCGAACCGCGAGATTCCGAACCACGAGCACGTCGCGGGGATCTTCGCGGGACGGGACCGCGCCCAGCATCAACCCATCGGGGAGGTCCGCCGGCAGATCCTTCAGGGAATGCACCGCGACATCGATGTCTCCTTCCCGGAGCGCGCGTTCGAGGTCTTCGGTGAACAGCCCCTTCCCCCCGATCTCCGGAAGCGGCGTCGCGGGATCCCGGTCCCCGGCGGTGGAGATGAACCGGTATTCGACGGGCAGCTCGGGCCAGCGTTCGCGCAGCCGTTCGCCCACCCACGCGGCCTGGGCCCGGGAGAGCGGCGACCGCCGCGCCCCGACCACGAGCGGGGCGTTCACCCCGCGTCGGCGTGTCCCAGCACGCCGAGAATCGCCGTTCGGTCGACCTTCCCCACGCCGGTGAGCGGCATCTCCTCCACGAGCGCGATGTGCCGGGGGTGCGCGTACGCGGGTCCGCGCTCGAGGGTGTAGCGCTTGAGCGATTCGGCCGTGGCCCTCGCCTCCGGCCCGAGCCTGACCACCGCGGCCGGGACCGCGCCCTTGAGGGCGTGGGGCACGGGCACGACGGCCGCCTCGCGGACATCGGGGTGGGACAGCAGCAGGTCCTCCACCTCCTTGGGATAGATGTTCTCGCCGCCCGAGTTGAACATGTCGTCGGTGCGGCCGCGGAAGTAGTAGAAGCCCTGCGCGTCGCGGAAGAAGAGGTCGCCCGTGGCGAGCCAGCCGTCCCGGATCCGGGCCGCGTTGACCGCGGGCAGGTTGTGATAGCCCGTCGTGACGCCGGGATTCCGGACCCACAGCTCTCCGTACTCCGGATCTTCGCGGCCGTCGCGCACGAGCCTGATTTCTCCCTCGGGCCACGCCGTGCCGCAGCTTCCCCTCGGGGTCGGGCGTCCGTCGGGCGCAGGCCCGATCATGACCGGTCCGCCCTCGGTGAGCCCGTAGCTCTCGCCGACTTCGACGTCGAACGCGCGCTCGACCGCGTGCATCAGTTCGGGCTGCACCGGGGCGGATCCCAGCGTGACCTTCCGGAGTGCCGAGAAATCCAGCTCCGCGATCAAGTCCGTGTGATCCAGGACCATCGCGAACACGGCGGGGACGGCGCTCACCTGCGTACACCGGTACTCGCTGAGGGCCCGCAGGAAGGATTCCGGGGAGAAGCCGGGCAGCACGACGACCGACGCCCCGGCCTGCAGCAGCGGTTTTATGGCCCCGGCCATCGCGTTCTTGTGGTAGAGGGGCACGGCGACGAGCGCCCGGTCGCCCGGGTCGGCCGGCCAGTACTTCCGCAGGCAACGCGCCCACCAGAGCTGCCCTTCGTGGGAGAGGACGACACCCTTGGGCTTGCCGGTCGATCCCGACGTGTAGGGCTGGAACGCCGTGTGGCCGGCGCCGAGCCGCGGTGGGTCGAAGCGGGACGACGATCCCGCGAGCGCGCGCTCGTAGTCCAGCCAGCCGGCGCTGCCTCGCTCGAGCCTCCGGCCAGCCCCGCCGACGTCCCACCTTGTCTCGATTCCCAACTGTTCGGCGACCGCGCCCGAGCGCGCCGTCGCCGCGGTCTCGACGAAGGCGGCCTGGCAGGCCGCGTCCCGCACGATGTGGGCGAGCGACGCCGCCGACAGCTTGAAGTTGAGGGGCACCGGGACCGCCCCGCAGCGCATCCCGCCGAAGAGGATTTCGACGAACTCGAAGCGGTTTCCGACACTCAGCGCAAACCGGTCGCCGGCTCCGATACCGGCACCCGAGAGCAGGTTGGCCACGCGATCCATCCGCTCGTTCAGTTCGGCGTAGGTGACCTCCCGGGGGACGGAACGCGAAAGGTCGATGAGCGCGACCCGATCCTGGAAGGCCTCGGCCGCTTCGCGGAGCCAGTATCCGAGGTTGGCATCGCGGCCGCGGGAGCCGTCGGCCCGCCCGGCGCCGCTCACTCGTCGGACCCCGGGGACCGCGAGGGGCGCGCGAGCACGGCGATGCACGCGACCGTGGCGGCGCAGCCGACGACGACCCACGTCCAGCCGCCTCCCGTCCGCATGACCGACGAGACGCCCCACAGCGCCACCGCGTTCGCGACCAGGTTGAGAACGAGTCCCCAGACCCGCCCCGACCAGGGTCCGACCCGTCGTGCGAGAAGCCGGTCCACGGCGCTCATCACCACCACCCCAGCCGATTGAAGACGTACGTGACGGCGATCGCGTTCAGGAGCGTCACCTGGAGCAGGATCCCGAGGTTCCACAGGTAGGACCGGCAGCGGTCCGCGCCGAGGAGTTCGCGGTCGTTCAGCAACAGGTACATCGACCATCCGACGACGTTGTTCGCCAGCGAGAGAAACGCCGCGATCGCGATCACGAGCCAGACCGGACGGGCGTTCCAGGCCGCCAGAAAGGCGATCTGCGGCAGCAGCGCGCTGACCTTCCAGCGCCACGACGCCGTATCGGGCTCCCAGCCGAAGGCCTCGTGGACGGCCATCGCCCCGGCCAGACTCATCCCGACCGTCGTCGTGATCGGCACGGCGAGGAAGCCCGCGTAGAAGAGGATCTGCGACCACGTGGGTCCGAGGAGGGGCATGAGCGCAGCCGCCAGTTCGGGCCCCGAGTCGGGCGTGATCCCCTGCGGGAACAGCGTCGCCGCGAACACGCCGATCATCAGGAAGTTGATGACCACGAACGGGAGGAAGAGCCCCGCGATCAGATCGAAGCGGGCCAGCGATTCGTGGTTCCGCCCCCAGCCGCGGCCGAGTCCGGCGTAGTGGAAGAACACCCAGTCCATGACGCCGACGGCGGCGGCGGACGACGCGATGAAGAGGTCCAGACCCTCCCCGCCGCCGGGCAGCCACGGGATGAAGAAGCCGCGTGCCGCCGCGTCCCAGTCGACGCCCACCAACAGCAGGA
This portion of the Candidatus Palauibacter australiensis genome encodes:
- a CDS encoding class I adenylate-forming enzyme family protein, translating into MSGAGRADGSRGRDANLGYWLREAAEAFQDRVALIDLSRSVPREVTYAELNERMDRVANLLSGAGIGAGDRFALSVGNRFEFVEILFGGMRCGAVPVPLNFKLSAASLAHIVRDAACQAAFVETAATARSGAVAEQLGIETRWDVGGAGRRLERGSAGWLDYERALAGSSSRFDPPRLGAGHTAFQPYTSGSTGKPKGVVLSHEGQLWWARCLRKYWPADPGDRALVAVPLYHKNAMAGAIKPLLQAGASVVVLPGFSPESFLRALSEYRCTQVSAVPAVFAMVLDHTDLIAELDFSALRKVTLGSAPVQPELMHAVERAFDVEVGESYGLTEGGPVMIGPAPDGRPTPRGSCGTAWPEGEIRLVRDGREDPEYGELWVRNPGVTTGYHNLPAVNAARIRDGWLATGDLFFRDAQGFYYFRGRTDDMFNSGGENIYPKEVEDLLLSHPDVREAAVVPVPHALKGAVPAAVVRLGPEARATAESLKRYTLERGPAYAHPRHIALVEEMPLTGVGKVDRTAILGVLGHADAG
- a CDS encoding divalent metal cation transporter; this encodes MNYPIARKIPRAVLDAEADRLTALGAAPLHRKLGGYARLAGPGFMGAALTLGAGTLTSSMLSGATFGYRTLWLIWLSAGLGLFMMAAMARFTCRGGFRVIPTQNRRHSWVIGSLMTGLVGTAAVAVIFNFGQVALGTHLIESLAPFAGFAFPAEYNWLIYCGVTSALILSYGRRGGRGTRLVEAVMKSGIAVMILAFGAVLLLVGVDWDAAARGFFIPWLPGGGEGLDLFIASSAAAVGVMDWVFFHYAGLGRGWGRNHESLARFDLIAGLFLPFVVINFLMIGVFAATLFPQGITPDSGPELAAALMPLLGPTWSQILFYAGFLAVPITTTVGMSLAGAMAVHEAFGWEPDTASWRWKVSALLPQIAFLAAWNARPVWLVIAIAAFLSLANNVVGWSMYLLLNDRELLGADRCRSYLWNLGILLQVTLLNAIAVTYVFNRLGWW